DNA from Papio anubis isolate 15944 chromosome 1, Panubis1.0, whole genome shotgun sequence:
gtttcaccatgttggtcatgctggtcttgaactcctgacctcaagtgatccacccaccttggcctcccaaagtgctgggattacaggtgtgagctcacCACTAACTTcttaataaacctctttcctaaTCGATGCTATTTTCTCTGATGTTTCCAGCTCAGGATGGATCCCAGATGGACGAGGTCGATGGGTAAAAGATGAAAATGTTGAATTTGACTCTGATGAGGAGGAACCACCTGATCTCCCCTTGGACTGACACCCTTTTCCCATTCATTCACAAATACACTGCAATGGGTGCTAAGAACTTAACTTTCCTTAAGTCTGGTTCCTTGTCAGATCTCAGGATTTCAGATCTGTTCATTCTCAATCCAACTACTCCTTTCCTGCAATGTACACAGctctccatactttttttttttttttttttttttttttgaggcagagtcttgctctgttgcccaggctggagtgcagtggcccgatcttggctcactgcaagctccgcctcccaggttcacgccattctcctgtcttagccccctgagtagctgggactacaggtgcgcaccaccacgcccgggtaattttttgtatttttagtacagatagggtttcactgtgttagccaggttggtctcgatctcctgaccttgtgatacgcccgccttggcctcccaaagtgctgggattacaggcgtgagccaccgcgcccagccacagcTCTCCATACTTCGAGCCCCTCCCCCACCTTCTACCAAAGCCATGCCAAGCGTCAGCTGCATCAGCCTGGTGCCCTATTAATAAGACTGTCAAAAAGAGGTCTTTGCCCTTCATGTTGTCTGCCTCCTTCTCCACTACCACTCAAAGTCCTTTCCCCCTTCAAACCACATGAGGACTGTGGGTAGGCACTGGAGGGACCTGGCTACATCTGGAAACAGGGCTGCGGCTAAGTTCCCTGTGAAAGTAGAAGAGTTGAAAGGCGTTGGCAGGGTTATGGGGAACACCAAGGGAGGGagctcccccacctcctcctAGTAACCTGAACCTCTCTGCCTGCTGATCCCCAGAGTATAAATAATCCCCTGGTGAACTGGCAGTAACCCTTGGGGGTTAGCGCCAAGATTCTCACCCCAAAGTCCAAGGAAGAAGGCAAGCAAAATGGATATAAGGGCTTTTATTTACAGGAAAGGAGGACAGATGAGAATTTAAGTGTCTAGTGCTCCCAGCTCTAGTTGGTAAAGGGAAATGCAGTATTATCTCTTCTTTTGCTGGCGACCTGTAAAGGAGGAATATTAAACATAAGTGTTTGTTCCAGCTCCTGCTTTCTGCAAAGGCAGTCTTCTCCTTTCCAGTCCCTTAGCCAAACTCATAAATTGGTAGTGTCTTAGGCCACCTTACAGGCCCATCCcacattaacaaaacaaaacaagaaaccacACCACAAATAAAATTACGATACCTCTAAACAAGTATTGTTATCTCTAGTATCCTTTCTACCTGTCTACTCGTCCATATTTGGGGTAGGGGGAGTTTTCTGTCTACTTTCTGATCACTCTTGGGATTTGAACTTCTCATGTGAATAGCTCTTTGGTAGCACCCTGGGCTATTAGTCATTAGGTCTCCTTTCAGGAGGATCCACCAATTTCTGCACTTCCCTGCCCACTCCACACATCATGTCTGCAGTTACTCACGTAGTTCATTGTTTCGGGTCATGGCCTGGGCTGCCCGAGCTCGCGGCCCCTGCTGTGTGAAGTGGTAGCCAAAGCGGACAATAGAGGGACACTGCTCTAGCACGGTGGccatctccatctccactgcATCACCAGGCCACTGgcgctgggggagggagaggcaaAAGCTGACAGTCACCCTCTCTGGGCTGTTTACCATCCCAGACCACAGAtccctttgggaggtcaaagaaGCTTGtttctccacagtggttgaagAGAGATGCTGACTTGGCTTCCCTCATAGAGATAATGAAGAGGAGAATTCAAAcaagattaaataagatagcTGCCCCAGTGGCTGGCTCAGGGAGGAGACTCAATGAGACTGAATGCTAACATCAGGGGAAGGAAGGCTGACCTGATTGTCTACACGGAGCTCAGTGAGTGTGGCATTTTCCCGAACTGCCTTCAGCACAGCCATGAGTCCTGTGCTGCTAATGAAGTTGGATTCGATGTTTAGGCTCTGGAGGCTACGATTCTCACGCAACATATCAGCCACTGCCTGGGTAGTAGGGACTTGGGTTAGGATTAGGgaacagtttcacagatgactgaggaaagaaagaacaggagCAAGAGGGAAACACAGCTCTTTGAGAAGAGTCCTTGAGGAGCTATAAATGGAGCTAGAGGGATACAGAAAGCAGGGTGGATAGCAGGGGAAAGCAGGGAGATGAATGTGCAGTAGGACTGGGGGTGTTAGAGAGGGTTGAGAGTTAGGAACCATGGCACTGAAGGTAGGAGTCTCCATGAGGGCTGCCCTAAGAAGGCATGATGAGAATAGCACTCCCTAGCAAAACCCTTTATGACAGCCATGCAAGGGGTGCATGTAAGATGTGGAAGAGGGCTGGGGATGTCGACTAGCCTTACATTGGCGATGGGGTCACCACTCCTCGTGGCTACCAGACTGAAGCTCCGCACATAGGTATTTGCTTTCATTGCCTCACACAGCTCACTTAGCATGGGTATTGGGATGTCCTACCAGAGGAGAATAGGAGATGGTGGGCTAAGGGACTCTTGGATGTCAGTGGTTATCCAGAGTTACGGTTTGGAGGATGCAAGTCAAATACCTGTATATTATTCAGGTTCACCTCCTCCAGCTCTTTGTCATTGCTTCGGACCCTCTTTAGTATCTCCTCAATGTTTGTGGGATTTGGGGGTTCATCCGGCACTGGCTTATACTTGTCAGGCTGTACCACACCTGGTGAGTGAGGGCAGGAAGGGAACCCAACATGTTCCCCACAATCTCCTCCCCATTGGTTTTTTCGCTCTAtccacctaggctggaatgcagtggcacaatctcagttcacagcagccttgacctcccgggttcaagcaattcttttgcctcagcttcccaagtataatagctgggattacaggtgtgcacctggctaatttttgtatttttagtagagacaccatgttggccaggctggtctcgaactcctgacctcaagtgatccaccctcctcagcctccctaaatgctgggattacaggcatgagccaccacgcttggcacTCCACAGGTTTTCTTATCACTCATGCAGCATGTTCCCTCCCAGAATCATCAGTTTCACCCTTTTCTACCTTCTCCCAGACACTAGGACTGCCTGCCCAGAGCCCTGGAGACCATGCTCCCCAAACACACTCACTACTAATGCCTTCGGTATTGCAGATTTCTCCGCTGCAGAGGGCATCATAGTATTGCTTGTTGCTCATCAGTGTGTACATGTCCAGAATTGCTGGAGAGGGTAAGCAGAGGGGTCACAGGGAATGAGAAGGAACCTGTTCCAAGCCTTCCTCCTACCTCTTTCTGAATCTGCTGCATTTTTAAAGCCTTACCACTTACACTTTGTCAAAGAAGTTCCCTACCCTCTCTCAGCCCCAGGGGTCCTTTCCATAACCTTCTTAAGGCAGTAGTTTCTAAAACATTGAGAAAGGGCTAAGGGAAGGTCCCTTAGGAGCCACTAGAGGGTAAGGGAGTCTAGCGACTCTCCTCTTTGAGCCAGAATGGTtccactttttttattttgttttgttttgttttttgagacagtctcgctctgtcccccaggctggagtgcagtggtgtgatcttggctcactgccacctccacctcccaggttcaagcaattctcctgcctcagcctcccaggtagctgggactacaggcgcacgttgccacgcctggctaattttttgtattttaatagagacggggtttcactgtgttgcccaggttggtcttgaactcccgagctcaggcaatctgcccacctcatcctcccaagtgctgaggttacaggtgtgagccaccatgcccagcccaatggTTCcacttttatttgcttttacaaTCCCTGTAAAATTGCTTTTGAGgtgttattaaatttaaaaatgaataaatatataaacaaagaagaaaagcttGAAACTACTGCTTGAGGCTTTCTTAGACATCCACATTCTGGTTGAGGGCCTTCCTCACTAATCCCATGTCATGACTAGGATCCGCCTGCCCCTGATCCTGTCACCCTCAACTTCCCACAGCTACCCACCTGCAATGTCACACATTTCAGCATCTGTGGCATGTGCCAGTGCCTCCTCCAGCTCAGGCTCCAGGGTGATCTGCT
Protein-coding regions in this window:
- the TMOD4 gene encoding tropomodulin-4 isoform X1; this encodes MSSYQKELEKYRDIDEDEILRTLSPEELEQLDCELQEMDPENMLLPAGLRQRDQTKKSPTGPLDREALLQYLEQQALEVKERDDLVPFTGEKKGKPYIQPKREIPAEEQITLEPELEEALAHATDAEMCDIAAILDMYTLMSNKQYYDALCSGEICNTEGISSVVQPDKYKPVPDEPPNPTNIEEILKRVRSNDKELEEVNLNNIQDIPIPMLSELCEAMKANTYVRSFSLVATRSGDPIANAVADMLRENRSLQSLNIESNFISSTGLMAVLKAVRENATLTELRVDNQRQWPGDAVEMEMATVLEQCPSIVRFGYHFTQQGPRARAAQAMTRNNELRRQQKKR